One part of the Paroedura picta isolate Pp20150507F chromosome 5, Ppicta_v3.0, whole genome shotgun sequence genome encodes these proteins:
- the LOC143838757 gene encoding struthiocalcin-1-like, whose amino-acid sequence MAMTACFSLGLLVCLAIGPFMSGGQAAQCPGGWLSSKGNCYGYFSQEMTWRQAQAHCQRQGASLASILDAQTHADIADFLRRTQWDDEDVWIGLHIPTRSQRWAWADGSQVGYTAWARFKPSPYMKREHCTKLDEDSGFMVWDNDSCNDRNPFLCKL is encoded by the exons ATGGCCATGACTGCCTGCTTCAGCTTGGGCCTTCTCGTCTGCCTGGCCATCGGCCCCTTCATGAGCG GCGGCCAGGCGGCTCAGTGCCCCGGGGGCTGGCTCTCCTCCAAAGGCAATTGCTACGGCTACTTCTCCCAGGAGATGACCTGGAGGCAGGCGCAG gCCCACTGCCAGCGCCAAGGGGCCAGCCTGGCCTCTATCCTGGATGCACAGACGCATGCTGACATTGCCGACTTCCTGAGACGGACCCAGTGGGACGACGAGGATGTGTGGATTGGGCTCCATATCCCCACGCGG aGCCAGCGGTGGGCCTGGGCGGATGGCAGCCAGGTGGGCTACACGGCCTGGGCCAGGTTCAAGCCCTCCCCTTACATGAAAAGGGAGCACTGCACCAAGTTGGATGAGGATTCAG GTTTCATGGTGTGGGACAACGACTCCTGCAATGACCGCAACCCCTTCCTCTGCAAGCTGTAG